Proteins encoded together in one Rossellomorea sp. y25 window:
- a CDS encoding GNAT family N-acetyltransferase, translated as MRQKHITITPFHPDYAQETVNMWRESKETAIDQKEKHSVDSHLFFLTHILPEQYQIDLALIDGRVVGMAAYNETEISQLYIHVDYQGVGIGQTLLDKAKTQSSGRLTLYTFEVNRNAQRFYEKNGFMIIGRGKENEENLPDIKYEWRLKE; from the coding sequence ATGCGACAAAAGCACATCACTATTACTCCGTTTCACCCCGACTATGCCCAAGAAACCGTGAACATGTGGCGGGAAAGTAAAGAAACAGCCATTGATCAAAAAGAAAAGCACAGCGTGGACAGTCACCTCTTTTTTTTAACCCATATCCTGCCTGAACAATATCAAATCGATTTAGCACTAATAGATGGAAGAGTAGTGGGAATGGCCGCATATAATGAAACGGAAATCAGTCAGCTTTACATTCATGTCGATTATCAAGGTGTTGGAATAGGTCAGACCTTATTGGATAAAGCGAAAACGCAATCGAGTGGCCGCTTAACCTTATATACGTTTGAAGTGAATCGAAATGCTCAGCGATTTTATGAAAAGAATGGATTTATGATTATCGGCAGAGGGAAGGAGAATGAAGAGAATCTGCCGGATATTAAGTATGAATGGCGTCTAAAAGAGTAG
- a CDS encoding DinB family protein has translation MNAKQVLLMQLDACHTQNTWFVSLINSIKDLTEEQATWKPNEATNSISEIIHHLIYYNQRHLNRLKGIENEESTGGSTFKNREGLSWSETSERIDQLMADWKKTFEAVNEVNLTKWTEIIAHLTIHTTYHAGQILYIRKLQGSWDPRAGVKG, from the coding sequence ATGAATGCGAAACAAGTATTACTCATGCAACTGGATGCATGCCACACTCAAAATACCTGGTTTGTCTCGTTGATCAATTCCATCAAGGATCTCACAGAGGAACAAGCAACGTGGAAACCAAATGAAGCCACCAATTCGATCTCTGAAATCATCCATCATCTCATCTACTATAATCAACGCCATTTAAATCGATTGAAAGGGATTGAGAATGAAGAGAGTACAGGTGGGAGCACGTTCAAGAATAGGGAAGGTCTCAGTTGGAGTGAAACGTCCGAGCGGATTGATCAGTTGATGGCTGACTGGAAGAAGACGTTTGAAGCGGTAAATGAGGTGAATCTGACTAAGTGGACTGAAATCATTGCCCACCTCACCATCCATACCACTTACCATGCAGGACAAATTCTTTATATCAGAAAATTACAGGGGTCATGGGATCCGCGAGCGGGAGTGAAGGGCTAA
- a CDS encoding MFS transporter has protein sequence MDYIKRGTPAFKNANLALFAGGFSTFAILWGTQPLLPDIANEFDISPATSSLSQSSTTIALAISLLIAGSLSDVCGRKSVMTFSLLASSILAICTGFTSSFHMLIIGRILQGITLAGLPAVAMAYLGEEIEAKSLGLAMGLYISGNSVGGMSGRIISGVLTDHFNWHVALMGVGIISLLSTVIFLVLIPPSAHFKPQTFQLKSLAGSLFSQFKVPGLTYLFTIGFLLMGGFVSLYNYIGFELIAPPYSLSQTVVGFIFIVYIVGTFSSTWMGMLADQYGKKRILPLSLIIMLSGVSATLHPNLWVKIIGIAIFTYGFFAGHSIASSWVGRLVVHDKAQASALYLSAYYAGSSVGGTVSGSFYHQFNWPGVVWMIVALSVTSIGISLWLGRRELVQST, from the coding sequence ATGGATTACATCAAACGGGGAACACCGGCCTTCAAAAACGCAAACCTGGCCCTGTTTGCAGGCGGATTCAGCACCTTCGCCATCCTCTGGGGAACTCAGCCCCTGCTCCCGGATATCGCAAATGAGTTTGATATTTCACCGGCCACCTCAAGTCTCAGCCAGTCTTCCACTACCATTGCCCTCGCTATCAGTCTATTAATCGCAGGATCCTTATCTGACGTCTGTGGAAGAAAATCCGTCATGACCTTCTCGTTACTGGCATCTTCCATTCTTGCCATATGCACAGGATTTACATCAAGCTTCCATATGCTCATCATCGGCCGGATCTTGCAGGGGATTACACTCGCCGGGCTTCCTGCTGTTGCCATGGCATACTTGGGTGAGGAAATTGAAGCGAAGAGTCTTGGGTTGGCCATGGGGTTATACATCAGCGGGAATTCCGTTGGGGGAATGTCCGGTCGGATCATCAGTGGTGTCCTTACCGACCATTTCAACTGGCATGTCGCATTGATGGGAGTCGGGATCATCAGCTTGCTTTCAACCGTCATCTTCCTTGTGCTTATCCCGCCGTCTGCCCATTTCAAACCTCAGACATTTCAGCTGAAATCATTGGCCGGATCCCTGTTCAGCCAATTCAAGGTACCGGGACTCACGTATCTCTTCACCATTGGATTTCTATTGATGGGCGGGTTCGTGTCCCTCTACAATTACATCGGATTCGAGCTGATCGCACCACCCTACTCACTCAGCCAGACCGTTGTCGGATTCATCTTCATCGTCTATATCGTCGGCACCTTCAGCTCGACGTGGATGGGGATGCTCGCCGATCAGTATGGAAAAAAAAGAATCCTGCCCCTGTCGCTCATCATCATGTTATCCGGGGTATCAGCCACCCTGCATCCGAATCTGTGGGTGAAAATCATCGGGATCGCCATCTTTACCTACGGATTCTTCGCCGGCCACTCCATCGCCAGCAGCTGGGTCGGACGATTGGTCGTCCATGATAAAGCGCAGGCTTCGGCCCTCTACTTATCCGCCTACTACGCAGGATCGAGTGTCGGAGGAACCGTCAGTGGTAGCTTCTATCATCAATTTAACTGGCCAGGTGTCGTGTGGATGATCGTTGCCCTTTCCGTGACCTCCATTGGGATATCGTTATGGTTGGGGAGAAGGGAACTAGTACAATCAACATAA
- a CDS encoding general stress protein produces the protein MSNSNNSNNNNNSSNSNNSNNKMSYEEAGRKGGEQTAKNHDKEFYQEIGEKGGEATSENHDKKFYQEIGAKGGSQSGNSSSSNNSNSSSNSSNNSNSSNRSNNSNN, from the coding sequence ATGTCTAACAGTAACAACAGTAACAACAACAACAACAGCAGCAACAGCAATAACAGCAACAACAAAATGAGTTACGAGGAAGCAGGTCGTAAAGGCGGCGAACAAACAGCGAAGAACCACGACAAAGAATTCTACCAAGAGATCGGTGAAAAAGGTGGAGAAGCAACTTCAGAAAATCACGATAAGAAATTCTATCAGGAAATTGGAGCGAAAGGCGGAAGCCAGTCCGGGAACTCGAGCAGCTCAAATAATTCCAATAGCTCGTCCAACAGCTCGAATAATTCCAACAGCTCCAATAGATCTAACAACTCAAACAACTAA
- a CDS encoding PAS domain S-box protein, producing the protein MSIVCEDISEIDYLEVMEYSLDPLIIHTDYRIMYVNGAAEEFFRTDKEGVVGQSPLDIFRESSKDAIRKRIQSAYGKPADVIEETVYRTDGSTVEVELYCHPLMIGNTQAIQTYVHDITEKKEREKKQSEMVAEINELSATLVPLLDDIAVFPIVGKVDEEKARLLLDIIPAKVRKQNVNQVIIDFSGVYTLDQFVTDALFKITSVLALLGVRSIITGLRPEMAMSAINQNIELSSIPTFATVKDALAYMYVNVQP; encoded by the coding sequence GTGAGCATTGTGTGTGAGGATATATCAGAAATAGATTATCTCGAGGTTATGGAATATTCACTAGATCCACTTATCATACATACGGATTACAGAATCATGTATGTAAACGGGGCGGCGGAGGAATTTTTTCGAACGGATAAAGAAGGCGTCGTCGGTCAAAGTCCCTTGGATATCTTCAGGGAATCCTCAAAAGACGCGATCAGGAAAAGAATCCAATCTGCCTACGGAAAGCCCGCGGATGTCATTGAGGAAACGGTCTATCGAACGGACGGATCGACCGTGGAAGTCGAATTGTATTGTCACCCCCTCATGATAGGGAATACTCAGGCGATTCAAACATATGTGCACGACATCACAGAGAAGAAAGAAAGGGAAAAGAAGCAATCGGAAATGGTGGCTGAAATAAATGAATTATCTGCTACGTTGGTTCCACTGCTGGACGATATTGCCGTCTTTCCTATCGTCGGGAAGGTCGATGAAGAGAAAGCCCGCCTGCTCCTCGATATCATTCCGGCCAAAGTGAGAAAACAGAACGTCAATCAGGTGATCATTGATTTTTCCGGTGTCTACACCTTAGATCAATTCGTTACCGATGCCCTTTTTAAGATTACAAGTGTGCTAGCCTTACTGGGCGTTCGATCCATCATCACGGGACTACGACCGGAAATGGCCATGAGCGCCATAAACCAGAACATCGAGCTCTCATCGATTCCTACGTTTGCTACAGTAAAAGATGCCCTAGCTTACATGTATGTAAACGTCCAGCCATAA